A region of Takifugu rubripes chromosome 6, fTakRub1.2, whole genome shotgun sequence DNA encodes the following proteins:
- the LOC101069434 gene encoding alpha-2A adrenergic receptor yields MAAALDMPCLSDLGGLPNRNASLTSGVQPCNRSTARIPPYSPQATASIAIAITFMMMLTIVGNILVIIAVLTSRSLKGAQNLFLVSLAAADILVATLIIPFSLANELQGYWAFSSIWCEIYLALDVLFCTSSIVHLCAIALDRYLSISQPVSYGAKRTPVRIKAAIIVVWMISAVISFPPLLTLDKSEGGEEACELNNERWYILYSTIGSFFAPCVIMILVYIRIYQIAKQHTRCPPGQKGKTGAGKNGNMAMCEPPVRVSEQIQQSRAPGGVNAGPGSAVLQNPPGSTRSQDARHHPMRSSTTSDPNAPAVPSVLHIPSIKEAQKHSHKHDKDPPDNTSSSDSEVEPETVKERVAQTGSKDEMSKPSRQTLGPSHNKGFKGQVLNLACRYKTTVATSSGVKLALEESPKVGGTPISRRKAMLNREKRFTFVLAVVMGVFVICWFPFFLSYSLQAVCPETCSIPNPLFKFFFWIGYCNSCVNPVIYTIFNNDFRKAFKRILCRDTKGSFF; encoded by the coding sequence ATGGCCGCAGCCCTAGACATGCCCTGCCTGTCGGATCTCGGAGGTCTTCCCAACAGGAACGCCAGCCTCACGTCCGGCGTCCAGCCCTGCAACCGGAGCACCGCCCGGATCCCGCCTTACTCCCCGCAGGCCACTGCAAGCATCGCCATCGCCATCACCTTCATGATGATGCTGACCATTGTGGGGAACATCCTGGTCATCATTGCCGTCCTGACGTCGCGGTCCCTGAAGGGAGCGCAGAATCTCTTCCTGGTGTCTCTGGCGGCGGCAGACATCTTGGTGGCCACTCTTATTATTCCCTTCTCGCTGGCGAATGAGCTGCAGGGCTACTGGGCCTTCAGCTCCATTTGGTGTGAAATCTACCTGGCGCTCGACGTTCTCTTCTGCACGTCCTCCATCGTGCACCTGTGCGCGATTGCGCTGGACCGCTATCTGTCCATCTCTCAGCCCGTGTCTTATGGAGCCAAGCGCACGCCGGTACGCATCAAGGCGGCCATCATTGTGGTCTGGATGATCTCTGCAGtcatttctttcccccctcttcttACCTTGGACAAGAGCGAAGGAGGCGAGGAGGCGTGCGAGCTGAACAACGAGCGCTGGTACATTCTCTACTCCACCATCGGCTCCTTCTTCGCCCCCTGCGTGATTATGATTCTGGTGTATATCCGGATTTACCAGATCGCCAAGCAGCACACGCGCTGCCCGCCCGGACAGAAAGGAAAAACGGGAGCAGGGAAAAACGGGAACATGGCGATGTGTGAGCCTCCTGTCAGGGTATCCGAGCAGATACAGCAGAGTAGGGCTCCAGGGGGTGTGAACGCGGGCCCAGGCTCAGCAGTGCTGCAGAACCCACCCGGAAGTACCAGGAGCCAGGACGCTCGGCACCATCCTATGCGTTCAAGCACCACATCAGACCCAAACGCCCCGGCCGTGCCCTCAGTTCTCCACATCCCCTCCATCAAAGAGGCCCAGAAACATTCCCACAAACACGACAAGGACCCACCGGACAACACATCCAGCTCCGACTCCGAAGTTGAGCCGGAAACGGTCAAGGAGAGGGTGGCCCAGACCGGCAGCAAAGACGAGATGAGCAAACCCAGCAGGCAAACTCTGGGGCCGTCCCACAACAAAGGGTTCAAAGGTCAGGTGCTAAACCTGGCCTGCAGATACAAAACCACTGTGGCCACGTCCTCTGGCGTCAAACTGGCACTTGAGGAAAGTCCGAAGGTCGGAGGGACGCCCATATCGCGGCGGAAGGCCATGCTGAACAGGGAGAAGAGGTTCACCTTTGTGTTGGCCGTGGTGATGGGAGTGTTTGTCATCTGCTGgttccctttcttcctctcctatTCCCTCCAGGCCGTGTGTCCCGAGACGTGCAGCATTCCCAACCCCTTGTTCAAGTTCTTCTTCTGGATTGGCTACTGCAACTCCTGCGTCAATCCGGTGATTTACACTATCTTCAATAACGATTTCAGGAAGGCCTTTAAGAGGATACTGTGCCGGGACACAAAGGGATCGTTCTTTTAG
- the zcchc9 gene encoding zinc finger CCHC domain-containing protein 9, with the protein MTRWARANNVHKQKPAEATPWSQLKASRGAGKQGSCGSSTCHKQEPQNDRLRRTQPGGSAVKKPNRKKKEYVDEDVNGFLAYLQQTGQSLPKQSKKGGDEEQGFKEELETALKKDRRREDRRLKRQNVKKKNMLCFNCRKPGHGLANCPEADRDEEMGRGICYRCGSTEHEIQKCKAKVDPALGEFPYAKCFICGETGHLSRTCPDNPKGLYAQGGCCRVCGSVEHFQKDCPEHQAATNSMTLAWLSNNMSADYEDVHIPVKKTKPKQAKVVTF; encoded by the exons ATGACGAGGTGGGCAAGAGCCAATAATGTTCATAAACAGAAGCCAGCAGAGGCCACTCCATGGAGTCAGCTGAAGGCAAGTAGAGGAGCAGGGAAACAGGGCAGTTGTGGGAGCTCCACATGCCATAAACAAGAACCTCAGAACGACCGTCTAAGGAGGACTCAACCTGGTGGATCAGCTGTCAAAAAACCCAACCGCAAGAAGAAGGAATATGTTGACGAGGATGTGAATGGTTTCTTAGCGTATCTCCAACAGACTGGACAGTCCTTGCCCAAACAGAGCAAAAAAGGGGGTGATGAGGAACAGGGGTtcaaggaggagctggagacagccctgaaaaaagacagaagaagagaggacagaaggttAAAAAGGCAGAATGTCAAGAAGAAGAATATG ctttgttttaaCTGCCGGAAGCCTGGTCACGGCTTGGCCAACTGTCCGGAGGCCGACAGAGATGAGGAGATGGGCAGAGGCATCTGCTACCGGTGTGGCTCCACAGAGCACGAAATCCAGAAGTGCAAAGCTAAGGTGGACCCTGCACTGG GTGAATTCCCCTATGCTAAATGCTTTATCTGTGGAGAGACAGGACACTTGTCACGTACCTGCCCCGATAATCCCAAAGGACTTTATGCTCAAG GGGGTTGCTGTCGAGTTTGTGGTTCAGTAGAACATTTTCAGAAGGACTGCCCAGAACACCAGGCTGCAA cTAACTCAATGACACTTGCCTGGTTGTCCAACAACATGAGTGCAGACTATGAGGACGTTCACATCCCAGTGAAGAAGACCAAACCCAAACAGGCCAAAGTGGTGACCTTTTGA
- the LOC101069895 gene encoding DNA repair protein XRCC4-like isoform X1, with protein MHQTSVRPVHVPSEPDSSYFLRVDWSGRGLGSGFELLLTDGQNAWRGDVSEAAVCREAEELEMQPERYIQDLQQALTGTEKSTNYSFVLTPSPPNSSSAVTLAYEKVQRDISFRMGSVLLKAVPEPTEAVRELLVHSLQRGNALERHNGKLEEENQRLIEEHQRITAELKHYAGDKEALEAELYSRFVLVLNEKKAKIRSLQQNITRLQEASADKQQKKDSVKCDQSAGQEQDEYGGSTDEEPGDARETAASASLPPEASAEGPLDDSLKDITDVAPCRKRRFRHVPAPQPEVKRPQRSQKRRPDPPGGSSKHQTPQRSTDAAAASPDTEDLFGDF; from the exons ATGCACCAGACATCAGTACGGCCAGTCCACGTCCCATCTGAACCTGACTCCTCCTACTTCCTGCGGGTTGACTGGAGTGGGCGTGGCTTAGGCTCGGGCTTTGAGTTGCTGCTGACTGATGGACAGAATGCTTGGAGAGGAGATG TCAGTGAAGCAGCAGTGTGTCGGGAGGCTGAGGAACTGGAGATGCAGCCTGAGCGTTAcatccaggacctccagcaggcgCTGACAGGAACGGAAAAATCCACCAACTACAGCTTCGTCCTGACGCCATCTCCTCCCAACAGCAGCTCCGCCGTCACGCTGGCCTACGAGAAGGTTCAGAGGGACATTTCT TTCAGGATgggctctgtgctgctgaaaGCCGTCCCAGAGCCAACGGAGGCAGTGAGGGAGTTACTGGTCCACAGTCTCCAGAGGGGAAACGCTTTGGAACGCCACAACGGCAAACTTGAAGAGGAGAACCAAAGATTGATTGAAGAACATCAACGCATCACTGctga ACTGAAACATTATGCAGGCGATAAAGAAGCCCTGGAGGCCGAGCTGTACTCTCGATTCGTCCTGGTTCTGaatgaaaagaaagcaaaaatccGTTCTCTACAGCAAAACATCACACGACTACAGGAGGCAAG CGCCGATAAACAACAAAAGAAGGATTCGGTAAAATGCGACCAATCAGCAGGCCAGGAGCAGGACGAATATGGCGGGAGCACTGACGAGGAGCCAGGGGACGCCCGGGAGACGGcagcctctgcttctcttcccccAG AGGCCTCTGCTGAGGGCCCGCTGGACGACAGCTTGAAGGACATCACCGACGTGGCCCCTTGTCGCAAACGTCGCTTTCGCCACGTCCCGGCCCCCCAGCCTGAAGTCAAACGACCCCAACGCTCCCAGAAAAGGAG
- the LOC101069895 gene encoding DNA repair protein XRCC4-like isoform X2 has product MHQTSVRPVHVPSEPDSSYFLRVDWSGRGLGSGFELLLTDGQNAWRGDVSEAAVCREAEELEMQPERYIQDLQQALTGTEKSTNYSFVLTPSPPNSSSAVTLAYEKVQRDISFRMGSVLLKAVPEPTEAVRELLVHSLQRGNALERHNGKLEEENQRLIEEHQRITAELKHYAGDKEALEAELYSRFVLVLNEKKAKIRSLQQNITRLQEASADKQQKKDSVKCDQSAGQEQDEYGGSTDEEPGDARETAASASLPPEASAEGPLDDSLKDITDVAPCRKRRFRHVPAPQPEVKRPQRSQKRRSSIVRGRRRSRK; this is encoded by the exons ATGCACCAGACATCAGTACGGCCAGTCCACGTCCCATCTGAACCTGACTCCTCCTACTTCCTGCGGGTTGACTGGAGTGGGCGTGGCTTAGGCTCGGGCTTTGAGTTGCTGCTGACTGATGGACAGAATGCTTGGAGAGGAGATG TCAGTGAAGCAGCAGTGTGTCGGGAGGCTGAGGAACTGGAGATGCAGCCTGAGCGTTAcatccaggacctccagcaggcgCTGACAGGAACGGAAAAATCCACCAACTACAGCTTCGTCCTGACGCCATCTCCTCCCAACAGCAGCTCCGCCGTCACGCTGGCCTACGAGAAGGTTCAGAGGGACATTTCT TTCAGGATgggctctgtgctgctgaaaGCCGTCCCAGAGCCAACGGAGGCAGTGAGGGAGTTACTGGTCCACAGTCTCCAGAGGGGAAACGCTTTGGAACGCCACAACGGCAAACTTGAAGAGGAGAACCAAAGATTGATTGAAGAACATCAACGCATCACTGctga ACTGAAACATTATGCAGGCGATAAAGAAGCCCTGGAGGCCGAGCTGTACTCTCGATTCGTCCTGGTTCTGaatgaaaagaaagcaaaaatccGTTCTCTACAGCAAAACATCACACGACTACAGGAGGCAAG CGCCGATAAACAACAAAAGAAGGATTCGGTAAAATGCGACCAATCAGCAGGCCAGGAGCAGGACGAATATGGCGGGAGCACTGACGAGGAGCCAGGGGACGCCCGGGAGACGGcagcctctgcttctcttcccccAG AGGCCTCTGCTGAGGGCCCGCTGGACGACAGCTTGAAGGACATCACCGACGTGGCCCCTTGTCGCAAACGTCGCTTTCGCCACGTCCCGGCCCCCCAGCCTGAAGTCAAACGACCCCAACGCTCCCAGAAAAGGAG